The following DNA comes from Streptomyces sp. NBC_00273.
CTCGGCAATCACGGCGGCGTAGCGGAAGTCGGTGTTCCCGCCGCCGCCGTACTCCTCCGGGACGGCGAGGCCCAGCAGCCCCTGCCGGCCCGCGGCCCGCCAGGCCTCGCGGCTGACGATGCCGTCCTTCTCCCACTGCTCGTAGTGCGGCAGCACCTCCTTGCTGAGGAAGGTGCGTACGGTCTCGCGGAACGCCTCGTGGTCGGCGTCGAAGATGCGTCGTTGCATCGGGGCCCCCTAGAGCCAGCTCTTGACGGTTTCGATCAACTTGGCCGGGTCGGGGCCGACCGGTGTGACGTTGAGCATGGTGACGCCCGCCTCGCGGAAGGCCTCGACGCGCTCGCGCACGTAGCCCTCGGGCCCGCACAGCGTCATCAGCTCGCAGAACTCGTCCGGGACGGCAGCAGCGGCGTCGCGCTTGCGTCCGGCGAGGTACAGCTCCTGGATCTTCCGGGCCTCTTCCTCGTACCCGTAGGCGACGGCCAGGTCGTTGTAGAAGTTCTTGCCGACCGCGCCCATCCCGCCGACGTACAGGGCGATCTGCGGGCGCGCGAGGTCCCGTGCGGCGGCCGCGTCCGGGCCGATGGCGAGCAGGCCGCCCGCGACGGTCTGAAGCGGACCGAGCTCCGGCGACCGCTTGGCCGCCCCCTCGGCGAGCGGTCCGCCCCACACCGCGGCGGCCTTCTCCGGGATGAAGAGGGTGGGCAGCCAGCCGTCCGCGATCTCGGCGGTCAGCCGAACGTTGGCCGGGCCGAGCGAGGCGATGTAGACGGGGATCGCGGGGCGGACCGGGCGGGTGAGGATCTTCAGCGGCTTGCCGAGCCCGCTGCCCCGCTCCGGCGGCAGCGGCATGTCGGTGATGCCGTGGTGGTCGATCGTTTCGCGGCGCCAGATGCGCCGGCACAGCTCGACGCTCTCGCGCGTGCGGCCGAGCGGCTTGTCGTACGGCTTCCCGTGCCAGCCCTCGACGACCTGCGGGCCGGAGGCGCCGAGCCCGAGCAGCGCCCGGCCGCCCGAGAGCGCGTCCAGGCCGGCGGCCGTCTGGGCGATGAGGCCGGGGGTGCGCGAGTAGACGTTGAGGATGGCCGAGCCGATCTTCAGCCGCTCGGTGCGGGCGGCGAGGTAGCCCATGATCGTCGGGGAGTCGAACCCCCAGGCCTCGGCCACCCACACCGCGTCGAGCCCGGCCGACTCCAGCGCGGCGGCCTGGTCGGCGGCCCGGCGCGGGTCCCCGGCGTAGTCGAGCATCATCGACAGTTCCATCAGGCCTCTTTCGAGAGCAGGGCCGGTACGTCCCAGTCGGCGGCCACCGACTCGGTGTCCGCGCCGGGCAGGGCGGGTTCGGAGGTCACGCGGGTCGGGGTCGCGGAGAACCGCGGCGCGGGCGCGGGCTGGACGATCCCGGCGTACTCGGTGAAGGTCCCGCGGGACGCGAGGTGCGGGTGCCCCGGGGCCTCGCGCAGCGACAGCACCGGGGCCACGCAGGCGTCGGTGCCCTCGAACACCGCCGTCCACTCCTCGCGCGTACGGGTCCGGAAGCGTGCGGCGACGACCTCCCGCAGCTCGCCCCAGCGGGCGACGTCCTTGCGCGCCGGCGCCCGGTCCCCGATGCCGAGGAGCTCCGTGAAGGTGTCGTAGAACTGCTGTTCCAGCGCGCCGACCGCCATGTACTGGCCGTCGGAGGTCTCGTAGGTGCCGTAGAAGGGACAGCCGCCGTCGAGGAGGTTGGCCCCGCGGCGGTCCTGCCAGCCGCCCGCCGCCATCATCCCGTGGATCATGGCGGTGAGGTGGGCGGTGCCGTCGACGATGGCCGCGTCGACGACCTGGCCGGAGCCGGTGGCGCGGGCGTGGTGCAGGGCGGCGAGGACCCCGACGACCAGGTAGAGCGAGCCGCCCGCGTAGTCCCCGACCAGGTTCGCGGGGACGGCCGGCGGCTCTCCCGGCTTCCCGATCATGCCGAGGGCGCCGGTGACGGCGATGTACGCGATGTCGTGCCCGGCGGTCTCGGCGAGCGGGCCGCGCTGGCCCCAGCCGGTCATCCGGCCGTAGACGAGCTTCGGATTGCGGGCGTGGCACTCGGCCGGCCCGACCCCGAGTCGCTCGGCCACCCCGGGCCGGAACCCCTCGACGAGCACGTCGGCCCGCTCGACCAGGTCCAGGACGCGGGCGGGCCCGTCGGCGGACTTGAGGTCGACCAGGACGGACCGTTTGCTGCGGTTGGTGATGTCGTGGGCCGGATCGACCGCGAGCCCGCCGCCGCCGGGCCGGTCCACGCGCACGACGTCGGCGCCCAGGTCGGCGAGGAGCATCGCGGCGAACGGTCCGGGGCCGATGCCCGCCAGTTCGACGACGCGCACCCCGGCGAGCGGGCCGGGCCCGCTCGCGTCCCGGTTCCCGTTCCCTGTCACTGCCATCGGGCCCCCAACGGCTCTGGTGTGCATGGTGTGCGTGGTGTGCGGCTATGTGACACAACTGATGTAACACCAGTGATGCTAGGAACGAGCTCCATCGAACACAAGCCCCCGGGCGGGGCTCCCGGCCGATCGTCCACCCCCGGAGTGTCCGGCTCCGCGCGATCGGGCGGGGCGCCGCTCTCCACTGCCGGCGCGCCGCACCCGCTCGTGCTGACGGTCGAGCACCACGCTAGCCTCGGCCACCGAAACCCCCTGGGAGGAGCCGTTCATGAACGCAACTGTCCCGCACGACCGGCCGGAACGTGCCTATGACGTCGTGCTGTTCGGCGCCACCGGGTTCGTGGGCGCGCTCACCGCCGAGTACCTCGCCGCGCACGCGCCCGCCGGCTGCCGGTGGGCGCTGGCCGGCCGGGACACCGCGAAGCTGGAGCGGCTGCGCGAACGGCTGGCCTCGATCGATCCGGCATGCGCGCGACTGCCGCTGCTGCGGGCCGACGCCCAGGACCCCGCGGCCGTGCGCGAGCTGGCCGCGTCCACCCGGGTGCTGGCCACGACGGTGGGCCCGTACATCTGGTACGGGGCGGAGCTCGTGGCCGCCTGCGCCGAGGCGGGCACGGACTACGTGGACCTCACCGGGGAGCCGGAGTTCGTGGACCGCATGTACGTCGAGCACGACGCACGGGCCCGGGAGACCGGGGCGCGGATCGTGCACGCCTGCGGCTTCGACTCGATCCCGGCCGACCTCGGGGCGTACTTCACGGTCCGGCAGCTGCCCCAGGGGGTCCCGCTGGCGGTCGACGGGTTCATGCGGTCCAACGCCTTCTTCTCCGGCGGCACCCTGGCCTCCGCGCTGACCGCGCTGAGCCGCGGCCCCCAGACCCTGGCTGCCGCGCACGCCCGCCGGCTGCACGAACCCCGGCTGCTGGGGCGGCGGGCGCGCGGGCCGGTGGGGGCACCGCGGTTCAGCCGCGAGACCGGGACCTGGGCGCTGCCGCTGCCCTCGCTGGACCCCCGGATCGTGGCCCGGTCGGCGGCCGCGCTGGAGCGGTACGGCCCGGACTTCCGCTACCGGCACTACGCCTCCGTCAAGCACCTGCCCGTCGCGGTGGGCGGTACGGCGGCGCTGGGCGCGACGGTGGCCCTGGCCCAGGTGCCGCCGGCCCGGCGGTGGCTGATGGACCGCTGGGAGCCGGGCCGGGGACCGGACGCGGAACGCCGTGCGCGCAGCTGGTTCAGCGTGCGGTTCGTGGGCGAGGGCGGCGGCCGGCGCGTGCTCACCGAGGTGGCGGGCGGCGACCCCGGCTACGGCGAGACGGCGAAGATGCTGGCCGAGTCGGCGCTGTGCCTGGCCCACGACGCCCTGCCGGAGGCGGCCGGGCAGCTGACGACCGCCGTGGCGATGGGCGACGCCCTGATCGCCCGCCTCCAGAAGGCGGGGATCACCTTCCGGGTGGCGGACGCCCGCTGACCGGCGGGACCACTGACGGGCCGGACCGCTGACCGGTGGGCCGCTGACCGGTGGGCCGACCGGGCGGGCCGGTTCACCGGCCGGGCGGGTTCACCGGCCGGGCGAGTTCACCGGCCGGGCGGGTTCACCGGCCGGGCGGGTTCACCGGCCGGATGCTTCAGGAGGCCTCCCGCAACGCCCTGCGGCACAGGGAGTCGGCGTGGCGGGTGGTCTCGGGGATCCGGAAGCGGGGGCTCAGGGCCAGGGCGTGCGCGCAGGCGTTGTCCAGCGAGACCCGGTGCCCGACGGAAACGTAGACCGGCTTGATCCCGTCCTGCGTGCGCAGCGCCCGCCCGACCTCGGCCCCGTCGGCCGCGAGCAGCGCGGCAGCGTCGCCCCGCCGGGCGCCCGGTTCCTCGTAGGTGAAGGTGAACGGATTCTTCGCGACGCCGATGGCCGGGAGCCCGGTGACCACCCCGAGGTGGCAGGCGAGGCCGAAGCCGCGGGGGTGCGCGAGGCCGTAGCCGTCGCAGACGACGAGGCCGGGCTCGGTCTTCAGGGAGTCGAGGGCGGCCAGTACCGTCGGCAGCTCGCGGAAGGCGAGCAGCCCGGGCACGTAGGGGAAGCTGACGCGCCCGACGGCGGTGGCCTCCTCGACGACCTCCAGGGTGGCGGCGTCGAGCACCACGGCCGCGGCGGCGACCAGGTCGCGCGCGTCGTCGTAGGCGACGTCCACTCCGGCGACGAGGCCGTGGCCGGGTGGCGGGCCGAGCTCGGTGAGCACGACCTGATGGCGTAGTTCGTCCTGTATCGCCCGGGCTTCGGCCTCGTCGGCGGGGGTCTTCACACTCGTCATGATGCAGCGAGAGTAGCCTGACGATCATGTTCGTCATGGAGCTCACCTACACCGCCCCCATCGAGTCCGTCGAGGAGCAGATGGACGCTCACATCGCCTGGCTGGACGGCTACTACGCCGCCGGCGTCTTCCTCGCGTCGGGGCGCAAGGTCCCGCGCGACGGGGGCGTGATCCTGGCCGGCGGGGTGTCCCGGGCCGAGATCGAGCGGATCGCGACCGAGGACCCCTTCGCGGTGGCGGGAGTGTGTGACTACACCATCACCGAGTTCCTCGCCACGAAGACCTCGGCGGACCTGTCGACGGTGCGGGAGAACCCGGTCACCTAGGCCGTCTCTTTCGGATCTTGCCGGGCCCGCGACGCCCGGCACCGCACCTGGCCGCGTTTGCCGGGGCACCCGAGTGCGTCCAGTACACGGAGCGCACCTCCGCCTCGCCCTGCTTCCCCCAGGCCCGCGGGCCTGGGGAGACCCATGGCACCGGACGCCGCGGGCTCGGCCGACGAGATCCGAAAGGGACGACCCAGCACTGTGCACGGCACGGTCACCGGGTGGCGACGTCCGGCACCGCACCGGACGACGCCGTCCGGGGGACCCCAAGCCGCCGGTCCGGGCGAGTGCGTCCCGTACGAGCCGCGGCCCGGCAGCCTGGGGTCCCTCCCCGCGATGGCCGTGGAAGACGCACCGCACCCGACGGCGCAACCCGGTGGCCCCTTCCCGGTCACGGCACCAGCCGCGCGGGGACGGCGCCGTCCCGGTCAGGCCCGCCCTCCTCGTCCCGTCGTCCGACCCGTTCGCCGGGCTCGACCGGCCCGGCTCCCGCACCCCGCTCGACCGACCGCCCCTGCCCACCGGAGTGTCCATGCAGCCCCGCCCCGCCGTTCCCGCCGACGTCCCCGAGCTCATACGCCTGCGCGCCGTCGCCCTCGACTCCCTCGGAGTCGACCCCGGGCCCGCCGACGCCGCCTGGCGGCAGGTCGCCCGCACCTGGTTCCTCGAACGCATCGGCGAACGCCCCGACGTGCACTGCCTGGTCGTGGGCGGAGCTCCCGGCGAACCGCTGCTCGCCACCGGCATGGCGTGGGTCACCTACCACCTGCCCAGCCCCCTCTGGACCGACGGCCGGCGCGGCTACCTCGACGGGATCGTCACCGACGCACCCGCCCGCGGACGGGGCCACGGCCGCCGGATCGTCGACGCGCTGGTCGAGTGGCTCGACGGCATCGGCATCCACTACGTCCAGCTGCACGCGAGCCCCGACGGCGAGCCCGTCTACCGGGCCGCGGGCTTCACCGCCGGGCGCTACCCGGGCATGGACCTCGTCACCGCCCCGGCACCTCAGGCATCCCAGGTGCCCCCGTCACCCCCCGCTCCCGCTCCCGCTCCCGCGAGCTGATCAGCGCCGTCGTTCCAGCCGCGCCACGCGCCCCTTCTCCCCCGCCGCCCAGCATCCCGCGTCGGCCGCGCAGTCGACCGTGTCGAAGGATCCCGCGTCCAGGGACCGCCAGCTGCGGCCCCCGTCCGTGGTCACATCGGTGCCCGTGGGCCCCACCGCGAGGGCCGTCGCCCGGCCGTACGGGAACCAGGCCGCGCCCGAGCGGTAGGCGGGCGGCGGCGTCGCCGCCCGCGTCCAGGTGCGTCCCCCGTCGGCGGACACCGCCGCGGCCTGCGGGGAGGCCTGCCCGGTGCGGTAGTCACCGCCGACCGCCAGACCCCTCGTACGGTCCCGGAAGGCGAGGGCGAAGACCCCGCGCGCCGGATCGCCCGCCGGGACGGTGGATTCGGCGACCCGCCAGGTCAGACCGCGGTCCGCGGAGTGCAGCACCCGGGCGCGGGCACCCCCGCCGGTGGCCAGCCAGACATCGCGCGGGCCGGAACTCACCAGGCACTGGCCGCTCGCGGCGAAGCCCGCCTCGCCCGGTAGCGCCTCGGGCATGCCCCCGCTCGGCAGGACCCGCCAGTTCCGTCCGCCGTCGTCAGTGGCGAGGATCCGGAACTTCCCGTCCACCGGATCGCTCATCGCCAAGCCGTGCCGGGCGTCGAAGAAGGTGAGGCAGTCGTAGAAGGCGCGCGGGTCGGGGTTGCGGAAGGTCTCGGTCCAGGTGGCCCCGCCGTCCTCGGTACGCAGCACCCTGGAGGCCTCGCCCTCCCCAATGGACAGGGCCACCGCGCGCCGCGCGTCGAAGGCCTCGATGTCGCGGAACTCCAGGGCCTCCGCGACCGCGCCCGGCGGCGAAACGTCACGCCAACTGCGGCCGCCGTCCACCGTGCGCAGCACGGTCCCCTTGGAACCGGCCACCCACGCCGTGTTCCGGCCGACCGCCGCGAGCCCGCGGAAGCGCACGTCCTTCCCGGTGTCCTTCAGCGCCCAGCCGGCGCCGCGTAAGTCCTGCGCCAGCGGGGCCGGGTCGGGGGCCGGGGCCGCATCGGCCTGGGCGGGGGCGGCGAGCACCCCCACGAGCAGGGCTGCCGCGCACATGCCGATTCCGAGTTCCAGGAGTCTCATGGCGCCGGAAGCTAACGCACCCCGGATGCGCCGTCCAGAGCGCCTTCCGGCCCCTACCAGCGCACGTACCGGAACACGTACCGGAGCACGTACCCACGACCTCGTTCCCCGGTCACAGGCTCGCGGCGCGGTGGGTCACTCCGCCGTCGACGACGGTGAGGAGCACGGGCAGGTCCGGCAGTTCGGTGGCGGCGACGGTGAGCGGGTCGTCGGCGAGGACCGTCAGGTCGGCGCGGTGGCCGAGGGCGATCCGGCCCGCCAGGTGCTCCTCGCCCGCCGCACGGGCGGCGTTGACGGTCATGCCCTGGAGGGCCTGCAGGGCGGTGAGTGCCTGCTCGGGGCCGTGGGGGGCCTGGGTCAGGTCGCGGCTGGGGCGGCGGTGGCGGGCGCCGCCCATGACGCCGAGCGGCGGGTACGGGGCGATCGGCCAGTCCGATCCGAGCACCACGGTGGCTCCGGAGTCCCACAGGTCACGGCAGCGCCAGGCACGCGAGGCGCGCTCCTCGCCGAGCCGGCGGGACCAGTTGTCGGTGTGGTCGGCGCGGGTGAAGTCGCAGCAGTGGGTGGGCTGTACGGAGGCGATGACGCCTAGCTCGGCGAAGCGGCGCAGGGTGTCGTCGGGAACGGTCTCGATGTGCTCGACCCGGTGACGGACCTGGGGCCCGGGCCCGCCGGAGGCCTGGGCCTTCTCGACGGCGTCGAGCACGTGCCGTACGGCGGCGTCGCCGATCGCGTGGGTGGCGGTGGGCACTCCGGCCCGGTGGAACTCGCCCACGATCCTCGTGTAGACCTCGGGGTCGGGCCAGAAGGCGTGCGTGGACTCGCCGTTGCGGTCCGGGTGTTCCAGCCAGGCGGTGCCGTTGTCGATCGTGCCGTCCATGAAGATCTTCACGCCCTCGGTGCGCCAGAGCCTGCCGCCGGCGCCCTGCTGGGCGATGAGCGCACGCACGGCGTCGGCGTCGGTGCCGGGCTGGCACCAGGGCGCGACGCGCAGGCGCAGCGGCAGCCGTCCGGCTCCGTCGAGTTCGGCGTAGAAGGAGAGGCTGTCCCCGTTCGCGTCCATGGCGTGGCCGCCGGTCAGCCCGGCTGCGGCCATCTTGCGCAGCGCCGCGGCCAGCCGCTCGCGGCGCTCCTCACGGGTGGGCTGCGGGGCGACGCGTTCGACGAGTTCGCAGGCGGCGTCCTCCAGGAGCAGGCCGGTGGGCCGGCCGGCCGCGTCGCAGACCACTTCGGCGGACGCCTGGTCGAAGGTCCGCGGTCCGTCGACGCCCGCGAGTTCGAGGGCGCGCCGGCTGGCCAGCACGGAGTGGGCGTCGAAGAGCAGGAGGGTGGCCGGCACGCCGTCGAGCACGGAGTCGAAGGGGGCGGTCTCGACGGGCCGGTCCCCGAAGGCGTTCGGGTCCAGGCCCCAGCCGCTCAGCCAGGCGCCGGGCGCGAGGCCGCGTACGCCGGCGGCGAGTGCCGTGCGCACCTGTTCCAGGTCGGTGCAGCCCGACAGGTCCAGTCCGTGGGTCAGTTCGGCGCCCGAGACGGGGTGGATGTGGCCGTCGACCAGGCCGGGGGTCACGACGGCTCCCTTGAGGTCGACCACCGTGGTCGAG
Coding sequences within:
- a CDS encoding CaiB/BaiF CoA transferase family protein, translated to MAVTGNGNRDASGPGPLAGVRVVELAGIGPGPFAAMLLADLGADVVRVDRPGGGGLAVDPAHDITNRSKRSVLVDLKSADGPARVLDLVERADVLVEGFRPGVAERLGVGPAECHARNPKLVYGRMTGWGQRGPLAETAGHDIAYIAVTGALGMIGKPGEPPAVPANLVGDYAGGSLYLVVGVLAALHHARATGSGQVVDAAIVDGTAHLTAMIHGMMAAGGWQDRRGANLLDGGCPFYGTYETSDGQYMAVGALEQQFYDTFTELLGIGDRAPARKDVARWGELREVVAARFRTRTREEWTAVFEGTDACVAPVLSLREAPGHPHLASRGTFTEYAGIVQPAPAPRFSATPTRVTSEPALPGADTESVAADWDVPALLSKEA
- a CDS encoding endonuclease V, translated to MTSVKTPADEAEARAIQDELRHQVVLTELGPPPGHGLVAGVDVAYDDARDLVAAAAVVLDAATLEVVEEATAVGRVSFPYVPGLLAFRELPTVLAALDSLKTEPGLVVCDGYGLAHPRGFGLACHLGVVTGLPAIGVAKNPFTFTYEEPGARRGDAAALLAADGAEVGRALRTQDGIKPVYVSVGHRVSLDNACAHALALSPRFRIPETTRHADSLCRRALREAS
- a CDS encoding WD40/YVTN/BNR-like repeat-containing protein; translation: MCAAALLVGVLAAPAQADAAPAPDPAPLAQDLRGAGWALKDTGKDVRFRGLAAVGRNTAWVAGSKGTVLRTVDGGRSWRDVSPPGAVAEALEFRDIEAFDARRAVALSIGEGEASRVLRTEDGGATWTETFRNPDPRAFYDCLTFFDARHGLAMSDPVDGKFRILATDDGGRNWRVLPSGGMPEALPGEAGFAASGQCLVSSGPRDVWLATGGGARARVLHSADRGLTWRVAESTVPAGDPARGVFALAFRDRTRGLAVGGDYRTGQASPQAAAVSADGGRTWTRAATPPPAYRSGAAWFPYGRATALAVGPTGTDVTTDGGRSWRSLDAGSFDTVDCAADAGCWAAGEKGRVARLERRR
- a CDS encoding saccharopine dehydrogenase family protein: MNATVPHDRPERAYDVVLFGATGFVGALTAEYLAAHAPAGCRWALAGRDTAKLERLRERLASIDPACARLPLLRADAQDPAAVRELAASTRVLATTVGPYIWYGAELVAACAEAGTDYVDLTGEPEFVDRMYVEHDARARETGARIVHACGFDSIPADLGAYFTVRQLPQGVPLAVDGFMRSNAFFSGGTLASALTALSRGPQTLAAAHARRLHEPRLLGRRARGPVGAPRFSRETGTWALPLPSLDPRIVARSAAALERYGPDFRYRHYASVKHLPVAVGGTAALGATVALAQVPPARRWLMDRWEPGRGPDAERRARSWFSVRFVGEGGGRRVLTEVAGGDPGYGETAKMLAESALCLAHDALPEAAGQLTTAVAMGDALIARLQKAGITFRVADAR
- a CDS encoding GNAT family N-acetyltransferase, giving the protein MAPSRSRHQPRGDGAVPVRPALLVPSSDPFAGLDRPGSRTPLDRPPLPTGVSMQPRPAVPADVPELIRLRAVALDSLGVDPGPADAAWRQVARTWFLERIGERPDVHCLVVGGAPGEPLLATGMAWVTYHLPSPLWTDGRRGYLDGIVTDAPARGRGHGRRIVDALVEWLDGIGIHYVQLHASPDGEPVYRAAGFTAGRYPGMDLVTAPAPQASQVPPSPPAPAPAPAS
- a CDS encoding LLM class F420-dependent oxidoreductase, with amino-acid sequence MELSMMLDYAGDPRRAADQAAALESAGLDAVWVAEAWGFDSPTIMGYLAARTERLKIGSAILNVYSRTPGLIAQTAAGLDALSGGRALLGLGASGPQVVEGWHGKPYDKPLGRTRESVELCRRIWRRETIDHHGITDMPLPPERGSGLGKPLKILTRPVRPAIPVYIASLGPANVRLTAEIADGWLPTLFIPEKAAAVWGGPLAEGAAKRSPELGPLQTVAGGLLAIGPDAAAARDLARPQIALYVGGMGAVGKNFYNDLAVAYGYEEEARKIQELYLAGRKRDAAAAVPDEFCELMTLCGPEGYVRERVEAFREAGVTMLNVTPVGPDPAKLIETVKSWL
- a CDS encoding amidohydrolase — its product is MRTPLVLLNARLLDPATGGFLPDTALAASGGRITALGDDRHVRALADASTTVVDLKGAVVTPGLVDGHIHPVSGAELTHGLDLSGCTDLEQVRTALAAGVRGLAPGAWLSGWGLDPNAFGDRPVETAPFDSVLDGVPATLLLFDAHSVLASRRALELAGVDGPRTFDQASAEVVCDAAGRPTGLLLEDAACELVERVAPQPTREERRERLAAALRKMAAAGLTGGHAMDANGDSLSFYAELDGAGRLPLRLRVAPWCQPGTDADAVRALIAQQGAGGRLWRTEGVKIFMDGTIDNGTAWLEHPDRNGESTHAFWPDPEVYTRIVGEFHRAGVPTATHAIGDAAVRHVLDAVEKAQASGGPGPQVRHRVEHIETVPDDTLRRFAELGVIASVQPTHCCDFTRADHTDNWSRRLGEERASRAWRCRDLWDSGATVVLGSDWPIAPYPPLGVMGGARHRRPSRDLTQAPHGPEQALTALQALQGMTVNAARAAGEEHLAGRIALGHRADLTVLADDPLTVAATELPDLPVLLTVVDGGVTHRAASL
- a CDS encoding YciI family protein, whose translation is MFVMELTYTAPIESVEEQMDAHIAWLDGYYAAGVFLASGRKVPRDGGVILAGGVSRAEIERIATEDPFAVAGVCDYTITEFLATKTSADLSTVRENPVT